The proteins below are encoded in one region of Silene latifolia isolate original U9 population chromosome 2, ASM4854445v1, whole genome shotgun sequence:
- the LOC141642487 gene encoding SKP1-like protein 1A: MAETTTTSKKIMLKSSDGEDFEVDEIVALESQTIKHMIEDECADNAIPLPNVTAKILSLVIEYCKKHADAAAAKNANTTTTTTTTADTTSVGDDELKKWDADFVNVDQNTLYDLILAANYLNIKDLLDLTCQTVADMIKGKKPEEIRLTFNIKNDFTPEEEEEIRKEHQWAFE; encoded by the exons atggcggaaacaacaacaacatcaaagaAGATCATGTTAAAATCATCCGACGGCGAGGATTTCGAAGTGGACGAGATTGTGGCATTGGAATCTCAAACAATAAAACATATGATTGAAGATGAATGTGCTGACAACGCTATTCCTCTTCCTAATGTTACTGCTAAAATCTTGTCTTTGGTTATCGAGTATTGTAAGAAACATGCCGATGCCGCAGCTGCGAAGAACGCTAATacaactactactactactactactgctGATACTACTTCCGTTGGTGATGATGAGCTTAAGAAGTGGGATGCGGATTTTGTCAATGTTGACCAAAATACCCTTTATGATCTCATCTTG GCTGCTAATTATCTGAACATCAAGGACTTGTTGGACTTGACCTGCCAAACAGTGGCTGACATGATCAAAGGAAAGAAACCAGAGGAAATTAGATTGACGTTTAACATTAAAAACGACTTCACcccggaagaagaagaggagattCGAAAGGAGCACCAGTGGGCCTTTGAATGA